The genomic window TGTAGTAATGGGTGCAGGAAGCTGGGGAACAGCTTTGGCGGTATTATTGGCAGAAAAAGGGTATCCAGTTACTTTGTGGGAATATCAGAAAGAAAGAGCTGAAAAACTCCAGGTGGAAAGAGAGAATCCGTTGTATCTCAAGGGGGTAAGATTTCCTGATAGCTTAAATGTAACTGCAGAGACAGATGGACTCCTAGAGGGAGCCCAGTGTGTTGTTTTCTCGGTTCCTTCTCAGGTATTGAGAGGAGTCATAGCCAATATATCTTCTCAGATAACAAAAGACATTACCTTGGTGAATACAGCTAAAGGTCTAGAGGTTTCAACAGGAATGAGGCTTTCAGAGGTTATGAAAGATGAAGTAATGGGGAAATTTCATAAAAATATAGTTGTGTTGTCGGGTCCGACCCACGCAGAAGAGGTTGCTAACAAAATTCCTTCAACTATTGTAGCGGCTGGGAACCTTGAAAATGCAAAAAAAATACAGGAAATATTCAATACAGGAACTTTTAGGGTTTACATCAATGAAGATATAGTTGGTGTGGAAATAGGGGGAGCGGTAAAAAATTGTCTGGCTATAGCAGCAGGAATGGCTGACGGGATGGACTTTGGAGACAATACGAAAGCCGCCCTCATAACCAGAGGAATTGCAGAGATAACAAGGTTTGGAGTGGAACTTGGAGCCGAGGAGAAAACTTTTAGCGGACTCAGCGGTATAGGGGATCTTATTGTCACTTGTGCAAGCAAACATAGCAGAAACAGACATGTGGGTGACAAGCTTGGAAAAGGTATGAAACTCCAGGCTATACTAGATGAGATGCTCATGGTGGCCGAAGGTGTACCGACAGTAAAAGCAGTATATGAAAAGGCTAAAACTTGTAAAGTATCGATGCCTATTCTAGAAGCTGTATACAAGGTTCTATATGAAGATGCAAATGCCAAAGAGATGGTAAAGAAACTCATGGAAAGAGATCTGAAAGAGGAATTTTATTAATCTGTATCTTATTTTTACTAAAACTTAAAAGAAGTGGGGAAGAGATATATGGAAAAAGAAAGAGATTTAGTTTCACTTTATCTTGAAGATATCCGTAGTTATGACATTTTGACGAAAGAGGAGGAGCTAGACCTTCTAATAAGGGCTAAAGATGGTTGTGAAGAGGCTAAGCACAAACTCATTCTTTCTAATTTAAGATTGGTTGTTAACATAGCCAAAAGTTATGTCCATAAGGGTATGGGTTTTATTGACCTTATTAGCGAAGGTAATTTTGGACTTATGCATGCCATAGAAAAATTTGATGTAGATAAAGGGTTTAGATTTTCAACCTATGCCGTTTGGTGGATAAAACAGTCTATAAGTAAAGCTATCATAAGCAAGGGAAGAGAGATAAGAATTCCTTCATATAAGCATGATCTCTTAAATAAGGTAAATAAATTCATAATGGAATTCGTAATGAAAAACAGTGTGTATCCCAACATAGAGGATATAGCCTTTGGACTGGATATCAGCCCTAAAAAGGTTCAGAAAGTCATGCTTGAATTTCAAGATCTTCTCTCTTTGAATGCCTCCATCGGAGATGACATTTTTTTAGAAGATACGATCAGTCAGCCTGATGAGGAATCTCTAGAGGATGAGGTACTAGGTGAGATAGGAAGAAACGAGATAAACGATATACTAGAAGTGTTGAAACCTCGTGAGAAGGAGATATTAAAACTGAGATATGGACTTGATGGTTATGAGATTCATACTTTAGAAGAGATAGGAAAGAGTTTTAATATAACCAGAGAGAGAGTTAGGCAGATAGAAAAAAAGACACTTCAGAAACTTAGAAATAAATTCAGTGAAGAGTTAAAACCGTATCTTTTTAAATAATCTCTGAGCAGGAGGAAAGAATTTGAATATCAAGATAGACAGGCAAGAATTTTTAAAAATATTGAGAATAGTCGAAAAAGCAGTAGCTGAAAATAAAATAAGACCTATAATCTCCTGTGTATATCTAGAGGCGCAAGAGAATGGGAAAATTGTTTTGAGAGGTACGAATCTTGAGCTTACTATAACATCTTTTATGGATGGAGAGATCTATGAAAGTGGTAAAGCGGTATTTTCATATCAACTAGTGGAAGAGTATTTGAAGGAGATTTCCGACAGGGAGATAAACCTGGTTGTGAAAGATAGTCTTCTTATTATAGAAACTTCAGATTCATCTTCTGAATTTTCTGTAATGGACCCTGAAGAATACCCTAGAATAAAAGATAGTATAGAGGGCTCTGGTATGGTTCTCTCTAGAGAAAAGCTTGCTGAAATGTTTGAAAAAACAAAGTTTGGTGCGTCAAGCTCGACTGATAATCTGTCTATAAATTGTGTAAGGGTAGAGATAGAGGCTGAGAAGATAAAAATGATAGCCACTGATACCTATCGTTTGGTATATCTAGAAGATAATATAAAACATGACGGCTCTATCAAGGTGAGTATCCCATTATCAACAGTAGAGGCCCTGATAAAAACCCTACGAACTCTAGATGAAGAAAATGTAGAGTTTAAGTTTGAAGAAAATCAAGTTTTCTTTAAGAGCGGTAATTCTATGGTTTTAAGTCGGGTTATAGACCTTCCATTTCCTGACTATAACGGAATAATGAAGTCTGTATCTCACAATAAAAAAATATTGGTAAACACTGAGGAGTTTTCTAAAGTGCTGAGAAGAGTCCAGATATTTGTAAAAAATAACAGTGAATCTAAATATAGTGCAATATTCACACTAGAGAACGGAAATCTTTATGTGAGTGGAGTGTCGGAAACTGCAAAAGTAAATGAGCATATAGAGGTTGATCAGGAGGGGGAGGATGTAAAAATTTCCCTAAATGTTAAGTTCCTGTTAGATTTCATACAACACCTGGATAAAAATAATAGGTTAATAATTGATCTTTTAACTTCAAATAGTGCGATTCAACTGAAAAACAGTGAAGATGAAAAATATATTTATATAGCTATGCCTCTAGCCTTAAGAGATTAAGCAAGTCTTTAGACTTGCTTTTTTCATTGTTTGAAAAGGGAAAATAAATATGCTATACTAATTATGATAAAATTAACAAGGGGAATTGGGAAATGGTCAAAAATTTACTGTTGAAAACAGTCTACACATTTTATTACTTTGCCTATATTGTGGCAAAAAAAATTAATAAAAACAGATATGAAAATAATTTTGTATCAAAGAGTTTTATAAAATTTAACAACAGGCTTGTTATAAAAAGGAGCAGAAAAAAAGAGATAAAGAAAATAGCACTTTTACTTCCCCATTGCATTCAAAATTATTCATGTCCTTACAAAATAACCTCTGATATCGGAAATTGCAAGGAGTGTGGCCTGTGCAAAATAGGGGAAATATCTAAATTTGTAAAGTTAAAAGGTGCAACGGTAAAAATAGCTACAGGAGGTACCTTAGCAAGGCTCTTTTTGAAGAATGAAAAACCAGATTTTGTAGTGGCTGTAGCATGTGAAAGGGATCTTGTCGCAGGGATATATGATTCTTTTCCCATGATGGTTTACGGGATATTTAATAAATTGGACAATGGACCATGCATGAACACAGATGTCTCTTTAGAGGAGATAAAAATAATTTTTGATTTAGTTGGAAAAAAATAGCAAAACCGCAGTCTAAATTGGGTAACTACAATGATTTTAAGGGGGATCACATCATGAAAAAAAAGCTGACAATCATGGCTTTTCTGATTGTTCTTAATACAGTCTCTTTCGCAGGGGAAAAAGAGGACATGAAGTATATAGATGAATTGTATAAAAGTAAAAATTATAAGGTTGCAGTTCTTGAACTAGAAGGATTCTTGAAAAATTACCCTAAATCCAAATATGTTAAA from uncultured Ilyobacter sp. includes these protein-coding regions:
- a CDS encoding NAD(P)H-dependent glycerol-3-phosphate dehydrogenase — encoded protein: MEKIVVMGAGSWGTALAVLLAEKGYPVTLWEYQKERAEKLQVERENPLYLKGVRFPDSLNVTAETDGLLEGAQCVVFSVPSQVLRGVIANISSQITKDITLVNTAKGLEVSTGMRLSEVMKDEVMGKFHKNIVVLSGPTHAEEVANKIPSTIVAAGNLENAKKIQEIFNTGTFRVYINEDIVGVEIGGAVKNCLAIAAGMADGMDFGDNTKAALITRGIAEITRFGVELGAEEKTFSGLSGIGDLIVTCASKHSRNRHVGDKLGKGMKLQAILDEMLMVAEGVPTVKAVYEKAKTCKVSMPILEAVYKVLYEDANAKEMVKKLMERDLKEEFY
- a CDS encoding DUF116 domain-containing protein yields the protein MVKNLLLKTVYTFYYFAYIVAKKINKNRYENNFVSKSFIKFNNRLVIKRSRKKEIKKIALLLPHCIQNYSCPYKITSDIGNCKECGLCKIGEISKFVKLKGATVKIATGGTLARLFLKNEKPDFVVAVACERDLVAGIYDSFPMMVYGIFNKLDNGPCMNTDVSLEEIKIIFDLVGKK
- a CDS encoding sigma-70 family RNA polymerase sigma factor, which translates into the protein MEKERDLVSLYLEDIRSYDILTKEEELDLLIRAKDGCEEAKHKLILSNLRLVVNIAKSYVHKGMGFIDLISEGNFGLMHAIEKFDVDKGFRFSTYAVWWIKQSISKAIISKGREIRIPSYKHDLLNKVNKFIMEFVMKNSVYPNIEDIAFGLDISPKKVQKVMLEFQDLLSLNASIGDDIFLEDTISQPDEESLEDEVLGEIGRNEINDILEVLKPREKEILKLRYGLDGYEIHTLEEIGKSFNITRERVRQIEKKTLQKLRNKFSEELKPYLFK
- the dnaN gene encoding DNA polymerase III subunit beta — encoded protein: MNIKIDRQEFLKILRIVEKAVAENKIRPIISCVYLEAQENGKIVLRGTNLELTITSFMDGEIYESGKAVFSYQLVEEYLKEISDREINLVVKDSLLIIETSDSSSEFSVMDPEEYPRIKDSIEGSGMVLSREKLAEMFEKTKFGASSSTDNLSINCVRVEIEAEKIKMIATDTYRLVYLEDNIKHDGSIKVSIPLSTVEALIKTLRTLDEENVEFKFEENQVFFKSGNSMVLSRVIDLPFPDYNGIMKSVSHNKKILVNTEEFSKVLRRVQIFVKNNSESKYSAIFTLENGNLYVSGVSETAKVNEHIEVDQEGEDVKISLNVKFLLDFIQHLDKNNRLIIDLLTSNSAIQLKNSEDEKYIYIAMPLALRD